In a genomic window of Hyphomonas sp.:
- a CDS encoding LemA family protein: MLTYFLIGLVAILIVFGVLIYNRLVSRSQMANNGWSDIDVQLKRRADLIPQLVNTVKAYAAHERELFEDVTEKRARALAAGDDLASRSAAESALSRPVARLMAVAEDYPDMKASGNFLELQKELSETEGKIEMARRFYNGAVRELNTSVQSFPANLLAGAFGFRERAYFEVDMASRALPEVDLGGAS, translated from the coding sequence GTGCTGACCTATTTCCTGATTGGCCTCGTGGCCATCCTGATCGTTTTTGGCGTGCTGATCTACAACCGGCTCGTCAGCCGGTCCCAGATGGCGAACAATGGCTGGTCCGACATAGACGTCCAGCTCAAGCGCCGGGCAGATCTGATCCCACAACTGGTGAACACGGTGAAGGCCTATGCCGCCCATGAACGCGAATTGTTCGAGGATGTGACCGAGAAACGGGCCAGGGCGCTGGCGGCCGGGGACGACCTTGCCAGCCGGAGCGCAGCCGAGAGCGCACTGTCGCGGCCGGTGGCGCGTCTGATGGCGGTGGCAGAAGACTATCCCGACATGAAGGCGAGCGGCAACTTCCTGGAACTGCAGAAGGAACTCTCCGAAACCGAAGGCAAGATCGAAATGGCGCGCCGCTTCTACAATGGCGCGGTGAGGGAGCTGAACACGAGCGTGCAGAGCTTTCCCGCCAATCTGCTGGCCGGGGCATTCGGATTTCGCGAGCGGGCCTATTTCGAAGTCGACATGGCGAGCCGAGCCTTGCCGGAAGTCGACCTTGGGGGCGCATCGTGA
- a CDS encoding GNAT family N-acetyltransferase translates to MADGIPLTRQDVPPDRAERIRGHVRRAERLGADDDASRLARPDDASGLFALLSDPAVHAPIYTLPRPLTLASVEAFIDQHLAERRAGTGLLFVREDQDGRIMGYSDVQVWPQWAAGELGGALHPSQHAKGQGTRGAVASFDWMFEALDLDLLCETASLSNVPTQRMLDGMGFARRGEIESVRPDGTHRRSLVWEMTRDDWRARWGRLQP, encoded by the coding sequence ATGGCTGATGGCATTCCCCTCACGCGGCAGGACGTTCCACCGGACCGGGCAGAGCGCATACGTGGCCATGTGCGACGGGCCGAGCGGCTCGGCGCGGACGATGATGCATCGCGCCTCGCCCGGCCGGACGACGCCAGCGGCCTGTTCGCGCTATTGTCGGACCCGGCCGTTCACGCGCCGATCTATACCCTTCCGCGGCCTTTGACATTGGCCAGCGTCGAAGCCTTCATCGACCAGCACCTGGCGGAACGCCGCGCGGGCACGGGTCTCCTCTTTGTGCGCGAGGATCAGGATGGCCGGATCATGGGCTACAGTGATGTACAGGTCTGGCCGCAATGGGCCGCCGGCGAGCTGGGAGGGGCGTTGCATCCGTCGCAGCACGCGAAAGGACAGGGAACCCGCGGCGCCGTGGCCAGTTTCGACTGGATGTTCGAGGCGCTGGACCTGGATCTGCTGTGTGAGACCGCCAGCCTGTCGAATGTGCCGACACAGCGCATGCTTGACGGCATGGGCTTTGCGCGCAGGGGCGAGATCGAAAGTGTCCGTCCGGACGGCACACACCGCCGGTCGCTCGTCTGGGAAATGACACGCGATGACTGGCGGGCACGCTGGGGCAGGTTACAGCCTTAA
- a CDS encoding TCR/Tet family MFS transporter, which produces MTETAPDMPRHGSNAFMFVIITVAIDMLAFGLIIPVIPTLVQELGHITPEQATLYIGGLGATYAVMNFLFGPVLGSLSDRFGRRPVLLASIATLGLDFLIMGFAGSIWLLFLGRALSGISGATYSTANAYIADVTEPETRGKAFGMVGAAFGFGFVLGPVLGGFLGDFDARAPFFAAAVLALLNFVYGIFVLPESLAPEDRRPFDLRRANPFGAAKHFSKLPQVSWFLAAAGIFFLAHTVFPATWSVHGEIRYDWTPKDIGLSLGLVGVGAAVVQAGLMGMALDRFGTLRTAAYGIIINAIALFLYAFADAGWMVFLIIPFGALGGVASPAMNSLMSSVTPRNAQGELQGASASLNSFAMIFGPLLMSGALYYFTEQASPVHFPGAAFLLAAVLTALAIVPFLRGVQANKAALPAAE; this is translated from the coding sequence ATGACGGAAACCGCCCCCGATATGCCCCGGCACGGCAGCAATGCCTTCATGTTCGTGATCATCACGGTCGCGATCGACATGCTTGCCTTCGGTCTGATCATTCCGGTCATTCCGACGCTTGTGCAGGAGTTGGGGCACATCACACCGGAACAGGCCACGCTGTACATTGGCGGACTGGGCGCAACATATGCAGTGATGAACTTCCTATTCGGCCCGGTACTTGGATCGCTGTCGGACCGGTTCGGACGGCGTCCTGTCCTGCTTGCATCGATCGCGACGCTGGGGCTGGACTTCCTCATCATGGGGTTTGCCGGATCGATCTGGCTGTTGTTCCTCGGGCGGGCCCTGTCGGGCATTTCCGGCGCGACCTATTCGACCGCCAACGCCTACATCGCCGATGTGACCGAGCCGGAAACACGCGGCAAGGCCTTTGGCATGGTCGGCGCGGCCTTCGGTTTCGGTTTTGTCTTGGGCCCCGTGCTGGGCGGGTTCCTGGGAGATTTCGACGCGCGCGCCCCCTTCTTCGCGGCGGCCGTGCTGGCACTGCTCAACTTCGTCTATGGCATCTTTGTGCTGCCGGAATCGCTGGCCCCGGAGGATCGTCGCCCGTTCGACCTGCGCAGGGCCAATCCTTTCGGCGCGGCAAAGCACTTCTCCAAATTGCCGCAAGTGTCCTGGTTCCTGGCTGCGGCAGGCATCTTCTTCCTGGCACATACCGTGTTCCCGGCGACCTGGTCGGTACATGGCGAGATCCGGTATGACTGGACGCCGAAGGATATCGGCCTTTCGCTGGGCCTTGTCGGCGTCGGCGCCGCCGTGGTGCAGGCCGGGTTGATGGGGATGGCCCTGGACCGGTTCGGCACGCTGCGCACGGCGGCCTATGGCATCATCATCAATGCCATCGCGCTGTTCCTGTATGCTTTCGCGGATGCCGGGTGGATGGTGTTCTTGATCATCCCGTTCGGCGCTCTTGGCGGCGTGGCCAGCCCTGCCATGAACTCGCTGATGTCGTCGGTCACCCCGCGCAATGCGCAAGGCGAGTTGCAGGGCGCCTCGGCCAGCCTCAATTCCTTCGCGATGATTTTCGGCCCGCTTCTGATGTCTGGCGCACTGTATTACTTCACGGAGCAAGCCTCTCCGGTCCACTTCCCGGGCGCGGCCTTCCTGCTCGCCGCCGTGCTGACGGCACTGGCCATCGTGCCCTTCCTGCGGGGCGTGCAGGCCAACAAGGCGGCACTGCCGGCCGCAGAATGA
- a CDS encoding HAD family hydrolase, which produces MTDLRPALFLDRDGVINVDKGYVSRVEDFEWIDGAAETIAAFNSRGWYVFIVTNQSGIARNYYSEADMHTLHEWMQSELKTRGAHIDRIYHCPFHDEGENPAYRKASFDRKPSPGMLLQAMSDFPVKREQSFLIGDKETDISAAQAAGIAGFLFRGGNLAEFAEWTLASFEDGNRG; this is translated from the coding sequence ATGACTGACTTGCGCCCTGCCCTGTTCCTGGATCGAGACGGTGTGATCAACGTCGACAAAGGCTATGTCAGCCGTGTTGAGGATTTCGAGTGGATCGACGGCGCCGCAGAGACCATCGCAGCCTTCAATTCACGCGGGTGGTATGTCTTCATCGTCACCAATCAGTCCGGCATCGCCCGCAACTACTACAGCGAAGCCGATATGCACACTTTGCATGAGTGGATGCAATCCGAACTGAAGACTCGCGGCGCACACATAGATCGAATTTACCATTGCCCCTTCCATGATGAGGGAGAAAACCCCGCTTATCGAAAGGCAAGCTTTGACCGGAAGCCGAGCCCTGGAATGCTTTTGCAGGCAATGTCGGACTTTCCGGTAAAGCGTGAGCAGAGCTTTCTGATCGGCGACAAGGAAACCGACATCTCAGCCGCCCAAGCGGCCGGTATCGCCGGATTCCTTTTCCGTGGCGGGAATCTCGCGGAATTCGCCGAATGGACTCTTGCCAGCTTTGAAGATGGCAATCGCGGTTAG